The Nocardia arthritidis genome has a window encoding:
- a CDS encoding YbaK/EbsC family protein, translated as MRRSSLPPVACRVSDTLIARGHHGVIVNQPNPTHTAADAARALGIEVGAITKSLVFLLDEDPVLLLVSGAHQVDLDNTGKRLEGTLKRAPAEMVQEVTGQPIGGVAPVGHPTNLPTWVDNELSRHREVWAAAGHPNTVFRTSFHELVRITAGLPIDVD; from the coding sequence ATGCGCAGGTCGTCGTTACCACCGGTCGCATGCCGGGTCTCCGATACCCTCATCGCCCGCGGGCATCACGGTGTCATCGTGAACCAACCGAACCCGACGCACACCGCGGCGGATGCCGCGCGTGCGCTGGGGATCGAGGTCGGGGCCATCACCAAATCACTGGTATTCCTGCTCGACGAGGATCCGGTGCTGCTACTGGTTTCCGGTGCGCACCAGGTGGATCTGGACAACACCGGAAAACGCCTAGAAGGCACGTTGAAACGGGCGCCCGCCGAGATGGTGCAGGAGGTCACCGGGCAGCCGATCGGCGGCGTCGCCCCCGTCGGCCATCCCACCAACCTGCCTACGTGGGTGGATAACGAGCTATCAAGGCATCGCGAGGTGTGGGCCGCGGCCGGACATCCGAATACCGTGTTCCGCACGTCCTTTCACGAACTGGTCCGGATCACCGCGGGCCTGCCGATCGACGTGGACTGA
- a CDS encoding DHA2 family efflux MFS transporter permease subunit, producing the protein MSDTRTAAGAAVLAPETIPASVWKVAGVVVFGALMGMLDTSLVNVGLGTIAAKLGATLDVSQWIASAYLLALAVSLPLVGWLGRRFGMSRVWIGALIGFSVTSGLCALAPNIGWLIALRIAQGLAAGLLVPAGQAIIGQVAGPHRLGRVMSVVGVAVVAAPAVGPTIGGVMLAHLAWQWLFLINIPFGIVAFVLAMRMLPASEKADEVASFDAIGFTLIGGGLSLLVYGLGEFGSRGGLSASQVWIPLVVGALALGGFILRSVRGVGSLLDLTVFGSRVFGAANVANLFAGASLFGSMLLLPLYFQLLHGQGIVATGLSLFTFGLGGIIALPIAGRLTDRYGGGVVAVAGNVLNLLATLPFAIGDATMSLVLVQVLLLIRGIATGLTGMPVTTAAYAAVRRDQLPDAASVVNITQRVGGSIGSALFAVVLYRAGTSVATGFQHAFWWLTGALVVALIASIILWRTEIGSRR; encoded by the coding sequence ATGTCGGATACCAGGACGGCGGCAGGGGCCGCCGTGCTTGCGCCCGAAACCATTCCGGCATCGGTGTGGAAGGTGGCGGGGGTTGTCGTCTTCGGTGCGTTGATGGGCATGCTCGACACCTCGCTCGTGAATGTCGGGCTCGGTACCATTGCTGCGAAACTAGGTGCGACGCTTGATGTTTCGCAGTGGATTGCCAGCGCCTACCTGCTCGCGCTCGCGGTCTCGCTGCCGCTGGTCGGCTGGCTCGGACGCCGGTTCGGGATGAGTAGGGTCTGGATCGGTGCGCTGATCGGTTTCAGCGTCACCTCCGGGCTGTGCGCGCTCGCGCCGAATATCGGCTGGCTCATCGCATTACGCATCGCACAGGGGCTGGCCGCCGGATTGCTGGTGCCCGCGGGACAGGCCATCATCGGGCAGGTCGCCGGACCGCACCGGCTGGGCCGGGTGATGAGCGTGGTGGGCGTCGCGGTGGTGGCGGCCCCGGCTGTCGGGCCGACCATCGGCGGCGTCATGTTGGCCCATTTGGCTTGGCAGTGGCTGTTTTTGATCAATATCCCATTCGGCATCGTCGCCTTCGTCCTCGCCATGCGCATGCTGCCCGCGAGTGAAAAGGCTGATGAAGTGGCGTCGTTCGATGCCATCGGGTTCACGCTGATCGGCGGCGGGTTGTCGCTGCTCGTGTACGGACTCGGCGAATTCGGCAGCCGCGGTGGGCTTTCCGCCTCACAGGTGTGGATTCCGCTGGTGGTCGGCGCGCTCGCGCTGGGCGGGTTCATCCTGCGCTCGGTGCGCGGTGTCGGCTCGCTGCTCGACCTGACGGTGTTCGGCAGCAGGGTATTCGGCGCGGCGAATGTCGCCAATCTGTTCGCGGGTGCGTCGCTGTTCGGCTCGATGCTGTTGCTGCCGTTGTACTTTCAGCTGCTACATGGGCAAGGCATTGTGGCGACCGGTCTTTCGCTGTTCACCTTCGGGCTGGGCGGCATCATCGCGCTGCCGATCGCGGGCAGGCTCACCGATCGGTACGGCGGCGGTGTCGTCGCGGTCGCGGGCAATGTGCTGAATCTGCTGGCGACGCTGCCGTTCGCGATCGGGGACGCCACCATGAGCCTGGTGCTGGTGCAGGTGTTGCTGCTCATTCGCGGAATTGCCACCGGCCTGACCGGAATGCCGGTGACCACCGCGGCGTACGCGGCGGTGCGCAGGGATCAGTTGCCGGATGCGGCGTCGGTGGTGAATATCACGCAGCGGGTGGGCGGTTCGATCGGCTCCGCGCTGTTCGCGGTGGTGCTCTACCGGGCTGGTACCTCGGTGGCGACCGGATTCCAGCATGCGTTCTGGTGGCTGACCGGTGCGCTGGTGGTCGCGCTCATCGCATCTATCATCCTGTGGCGCACGGAGATCGGTAGTCGACGCTGA
- a CDS encoding alpha/beta fold hydrolase has product MHRKQLLATLAAGLIAGTALAATPYATAETPLDRFYHQRLDWRPCDNPRLDQAGARCADVTVPLNYAEPQGRTITVAISRIAADPAHRRGVMLSNPGGPGGPGLDFTVDIGAALTPDVRASYDLIGMDPRGVGRSTPVNCHWPPGLGLESAGAGLAGYAESVATRADLALRCTSVGLDRLRQNTTRNTARDMDVIRAAIGADRVSYYGTSYGTYLGSVFTQLFPERVDRIVLDSSVDPARYGPVEMLRDMGPANEAALDLWADWTAGHNDEYRLGDTRQQVRHAVEELIRRAGEQPVHLGAYTIDAHTMPIIPYIALSDPRNYAQLASNIRQLTDATDGKPVEPAPDLKDLLSMVFDPQPQDNSAMTAIMCGDAAAPRDPSWYWRNIEQSRATQPVFGPFVNNITACAFWAPPVEPLTVVGNSIPALIVQSTGDTHTTYENALGMHRALTASRMVTLQDVAVHQIFANFPNRCVYDAVNTYFRDGALPTTDLTCRAD; this is encoded by the coding sequence GTGCATCGCAAGCAGCTGCTCGCCACGCTGGCCGCCGGTCTGATCGCCGGAACCGCCTTGGCCGCAACGCCTTACGCAACGGCCGAAACCCCATTGGACCGTTTCTACCACCAGCGCCTCGACTGGCGCCCGTGCGACAATCCTCGACTCGACCAGGCGGGCGCGCGGTGCGCCGATGTCACGGTGCCGCTGAATTACGCCGAGCCGCAAGGCCGGACCATTACCGTCGCGATCTCCAGGATCGCGGCCGACCCGGCGCACAGGCGCGGGGTGATGCTCTCGAATCCGGGCGGCCCCGGCGGACCCGGATTGGATTTCACCGTCGACATCGGCGCGGCGCTGACACCCGATGTGCGGGCGAGCTACGACCTCATCGGCATGGATCCCCGCGGCGTCGGGCGTTCCACCCCGGTGAATTGCCATTGGCCGCCCGGGCTCGGCCTGGAGTCCGCCGGGGCAGGGCTGGCAGGCTACGCGGAATCCGTTGCGACACGGGCCGATCTGGCGCTGCGCTGCACGAGCGTCGGCCTCGACCGGTTGCGCCAGAACACCACCCGCAATACCGCTCGGGATATGGATGTCATCCGTGCGGCCATCGGCGCCGACAGGGTCAGCTATTACGGCACGTCATACGGAACCTATCTGGGATCGGTCTTCACCCAGCTGTTTCCGGAGCGGGTCGATCGAATCGTGTTGGACAGCAGCGTCGATCCGGCGCGCTACGGCCCGGTCGAGATGTTGCGCGATATGGGCCCGGCGAACGAGGCCGCCTTGGATCTGTGGGCCGATTGGACCGCCGGGCACAATGACGAATACCGGCTCGGCGACACCCGTCAGCAGGTTCGCCACGCGGTCGAGGAGCTGATCCGCCGAGCGGGTGAACAGCCGGTTCACTTGGGCGCCTACACCATAGACGCACACACTATGCCGATCATCCCGTACATCGCACTGTCCGACCCGCGGAATTACGCACAGCTGGCGTCGAATATCCGGCAGCTCACCGATGCCACCGACGGCAAACCGGTCGAACCGGCGCCCGACCTGAAGGATCTGCTCTCGATGGTGTTCGACCCACAGCCGCAAGACAATTCGGCGATGACGGCGATCATGTGCGGCGATGCCGCCGCGCCGCGCGATCCGTCCTGGTACTGGCGCAATATCGAGCAGTCGCGGGCGACACAGCCGGTGTTCGGGCCGTTCGTGAACAACATCACCGCGTGCGCCTTCTGGGCCCCGCCCGTTGAACCCCTTACGGTGGTTGGCAATTCGATACCCGCTCTGATCGTCCAATCAACCGGAGACACTCACACCACCTACGAGAACGCACTCGGCATGCATCGCGCGCTGACGGCGTCGCGCATGGTCACCCTGCAGGATGTCGCGGTCCACCAGATCTTCGCGAACTTCCCCAACCGATGCGTCTACGACGCGGTGAACACCTACTTCCGCGATGGCGCCCTCCCGACCACCGACCTGACCTGCCGAGCCGACTAG
- a CDS encoding MarR family winged helix-turn-helix transcriptional regulator: MDAVDESLETIALQLSRLHRIRERTAAQMAALTRDGVDLAAFGLLFHLACHGPMRSGALAAALHSDASTVSRQVAQLVARELVVRQADPEDGRATVLVVTEEGHATVELMRKRRAENMGRVMADWPPRQRAEFAALLRQFVDDYERKKPDLLAAMRTAWGAETTGTEKVS; the protein is encoded by the coding sequence GTGGACGCGGTAGACGAGTCGTTGGAGACGATCGCGCTACAACTGTCCCGGCTGCACCGGATCAGGGAACGCACCGCGGCGCAGATGGCCGCCCTCACCAGGGATGGGGTGGATCTGGCCGCGTTCGGGCTGCTGTTCCATCTGGCATGCCACGGACCCATGCGGTCGGGCGCCCTCGCGGCGGCGCTGCATTCGGACGCATCGACGGTGAGCAGGCAGGTCGCTCAATTGGTGGCACGCGAACTCGTTGTCCGCCAAGCCGATCCGGAGGACGGTCGAGCCACGGTCCTGGTGGTGACCGAGGAGGGTCACGCCACCGTCGAACTCATGCGTAAACGGCGGGCGGAGAACATGGGCCGGGTGATGGCCGACTGGCCACCGCGGCAGCGGGCCGAATTCGCCGCGCTGCTGCGGCAATTCGTCGACGACTACGAGCGCAAGAAACCCGACCTGCTGGCCGCCATGCGGACCGCGTGGGGCGCTGAAACTACTGGGACGGAGAAAGTTTCGTGA
- a CDS encoding crotonase/enoyl-CoA hydratase family protein, which translates to MTDWQAFTVETKDHVAQVTLTGPGKGNAMGPDFWRELPEIFRGLDADPEVRAIVLTGSGRHFSYGLDLPAMAGTFGPLLADKAFAAPRTAFLDEVRRMQASVTAVADCRKPVIAAVSGWCIGGGLDLIAAVDIRYASADAKFSLREAKVAIVADIGSLHRLPGIIGEGQLRELAFTGKDIDAARAERIGLVNEVFPDQAAALDAAHATAREIADNPPLVVQGVKDVLAQRRASEVAEGLRYVSAWNAAFLPSEDLTEAIQAVFEKRPPQFKGR; encoded by the coding sequence ATGACTGACTGGCAGGCTTTCACCGTCGAAACCAAGGACCACGTCGCGCAGGTGACGCTGACCGGTCCCGGCAAGGGCAATGCGATGGGCCCGGACTTCTGGCGCGAGCTGCCGGAGATCTTCCGCGGCCTGGACGCGGACCCCGAGGTGCGCGCGATCGTGCTGACCGGGTCGGGGCGGCACTTCTCCTATGGCCTGGATCTGCCCGCGATGGCGGGCACCTTCGGTCCGCTGCTGGCCGATAAGGCGTTCGCCGCGCCGCGCACCGCCTTCCTGGACGAGGTGCGCCGCATGCAGGCGTCGGTGACCGCGGTGGCGGATTGCCGCAAGCCGGTGATCGCCGCGGTGTCCGGTTGGTGCATCGGCGGCGGCCTCGATCTGATCGCCGCCGTCGATATCCGGTACGCGAGCGCCGACGCGAAGTTCAGCCTGCGCGAGGCGAAGGTGGCCATCGTCGCGGATATCGGTTCGCTGCACCGGCTGCCCGGCATCATCGGCGAGGGACAGCTGCGTGAGCTCGCGTTCACCGGCAAGGATATCGATGCCGCGCGGGCTGAGCGGATCGGCCTGGTGAACGAGGTGTTCCCGGATCAGGCGGCGGCGTTGGACGCGGCGCATGCGACGGCGCGCGAGATCGCCGACAACCCGCCGCTGGTGGTGCAGGGTGTGAAGGATGTGCTCGCGCAGCGCCGGGCGTCCGAGGTGGCCGAGGGACTGCGCTATGTGTCGGCCTGGAATGCGGCATTCCTGCCGTCGGAGGATCTGACCGAGGCCATTCAGGCGGTGTTCGAGAAGCGCCCGCCGCAGTTCAAGGGCAGGTAA
- a CDS encoding aminotransferase class V-fold PLP-dependent enzyme: MTAVIDPSCAPLAQVSGSELRVPLVQGGTTTYANFDYAASAPALAQVTARIEQLLPFYASVHRGAGYASRISTECYEAARGSVSRFLDTADDQVVVFTRNTTDSLNLLASCVPGDTVVLDIEHHANFLPWTRHGRRVVQAADTVEETVRRIVGELCSKPAALLAVTGASNVTGEVLPLERLAAIAHQCGARILVDAAQLAPHRRISLRDSGIDYLAFSGHKLYAPFGAGVLVGRRDWLDAAQPYLAGGGAVREVTTETAEWAPAPQRHEAGSPNVLGAAALAAACDALCAIDADALAAHEHRLADRLRDGLAAIPGVRLLNIWADSTESVGIVAFTVDGFVPGHVAAYLSAEYGIGVRDGRFCAHPLLARLGLDGALRASIGLGTTAADVDRLIGAIAALVESGTTWNYATTNGLWNPTPETRPFDTDSADGAAPCLVG; this comes from the coding sequence ATGACCGCTGTGATCGATCCGAGCTGTGCCCCGCTGGCCCAGGTGTCCGGCTCCGAGCTCCGCGTTCCGCTGGTGCAGGGCGGGACCACCACGTACGCCAACTTCGACTACGCCGCGAGCGCCCCGGCATTGGCGCAGGTGACGGCGCGAATCGAGCAGCTGCTGCCGTTCTACGCGAGCGTGCACCGCGGCGCGGGCTACGCCTCCCGCATCTCGACCGAATGCTATGAGGCGGCCCGTGGCTCGGTGTCCCGCTTCCTGGACACCGCCGACGACCAGGTGGTGGTGTTCACCCGCAATACGACCGATTCGCTGAACCTGCTGGCCTCCTGCGTACCGGGCGACACGGTAGTGCTGGATATCGAACATCACGCCAATTTCCTGCCGTGGACCCGGCACGGCAGGCGGGTGGTTCAGGCCGCCGACACCGTCGAGGAGACCGTGCGGCGCATCGTCGGCGAATTGTGCAGCAAGCCCGCGGCATTGCTGGCCGTCACCGGCGCATCCAATGTCACCGGCGAGGTGCTGCCGCTGGAGCGGTTGGCCGCCATCGCGCACCAGTGCGGCGCGCGGATACTCGTCGATGCCGCCCAGCTCGCGCCGCACCGTCGAATCAGCTTGCGCGACAGTGGAATCGACTACCTGGCCTTTTCCGGGCACAAGCTGTACGCCCCGTTCGGGGCCGGGGTGCTGGTGGGCAGGCGCGATTGGCTCGATGCCGCACAGCCGTATCTGGCCGGTGGCGGCGCGGTGCGCGAGGTGACCACGGAGACGGCCGAATGGGCGCCCGCACCGCAGCGGCACGAGGCCGGTTCGCCGAATGTGCTCGGCGCCGCCGCGCTGGCCGCCGCCTGTGACGCGCTCTGTGCCATCGATGCCGACGCGCTCGCCGCCCACGAACATCGACTCGCCGACCGGCTGCGCGACGGGCTCGCCGCCATTCCCGGTGTGCGGTTGCTGAATATCTGGGCCGACAGCACCGAGAGCGTCGGCATCGTCGCGTTCACCGTCGACGGCTTCGTGCCCGGTCACGTCGCCGCGTATCTTTCGGCCGAATACGGTATCGGCGTGCGCGACGGTCGCTTCTGCGCCCATCCGCTGCTCGCCCGCCTCGGCCTGGACGGCGCGTTGCGCGCCAGCATCGGGCTCGGCACCACCGCCGCCGATGTCGACCGGCTGATCGGCGCGATCGCCGCGCTGGTCGAATCCGGCACCACCTGGAATTACGCGACCACCAACGGCCTGTGGAATCCCACGCCGGAGACCCGTCCGTTCGATACCGACAGCGCGGACGGCGCCGCGCCCTGCCTGGTCGGCTGA
- a CDS encoding flavin reductase family protein: protein MRHYPAGVTVVTLTSPGGPIGFTATSFASLSLEPPLVSFNIAHTSSSIEAMRSAESVVIHFLGEHQRHLAQRFARTAEERFTDSSLWTSLETGEPVLHGTPIWVRATVAQLIPIGDHTFVVGLVTRVHDNTDEKPAAAPLLYYNGRYYRPTPLGN, encoded by the coding sequence ATGCGGCACTATCCGGCCGGGGTCACCGTTGTCACCCTCACCTCGCCCGGCGGCCCGATCGGCTTCACCGCGACGTCGTTCGCCTCGCTATCGCTGGAGCCACCGCTCGTCTCGTTCAATATCGCGCACACGTCGTCGAGCATCGAAGCGATGCGTTCGGCCGAATCGGTCGTCATCCATTTCCTGGGCGAGCATCAACGGCATCTGGCGCAGCGTTTCGCCAGGACCGCCGAGGAGCGCTTCACCGACAGCTCGCTGTGGACCAGTCTGGAAACCGGTGAGCCGGTGCTGCACGGCACCCCGATCTGGGTGCGCGCCACCGTCGCGCAACTCATCCCGATCGGGGATCACACCTTCGTCGTCGGTCTGGTCACCCGGGTGCACGACAACACCGACGAAAAGCCCGCCGCGGCACCGCTGCTCTATTACAACGGCCGTTACTACCGGCCGACTCCGTTGGGCAACTGA
- a CDS encoding MDR family MFS transporter, with protein sequence MTVTDKVAAPTEGFTHRQILTILSGLMLGMLLAALDQTIVSTSIRTIADDLNGYSMQAWATTAYLITATLATPLYGKLSDMFGRKPFFMSAIAIFVVGSLLCTLAQSMYQLAAFRAFQGLGAGGLMSLALAIIGDIVSPRERARYQGYFLAVFGTSSVIGPVLGGVLAGQDTILGVSGWRWVFLVNVPVGLVALAVVSRVLKLPRRPQTSNKVDWWGVLVLAIGLVPLLIVAEQGREWGWGSGRSVACYVIAVIGVLGFVVVERFMGDTALIPLRIFKNGTFALGVVISFVVGAAMFGGISLLPQYLQVVRGASPTLAGLQMLPMVLGLMTGSIVSGQMISRTGRYRIFPLIGASMLTLGLFLLHFLSADSPLWLTMIFMVFTGFGLGNLMQPLTVALQNAAEPKDMGVSTAAATFFRQIGGTLGVAVFLSILFAQLTPNIADQMRSASADPHFQQVVVQSAQSSNPVDAALAKGLLDHDTSAAGKVLQDSSVIQKLNPDLARPFKVGFADSMSTVFLSVTGIALLALILTLFWKEVPLRTTGGLQAAGAKPAAGGPDEIA encoded by the coding sequence GTGACCGTAACGGATAAAGTGGCGGCACCTACGGAGGGCTTCACACATCGGCAGATCCTGACAATCCTCAGCGGTCTGATGCTCGGCATGCTGCTGGCGGCGCTCGATCAGACGATCGTGTCCACCTCCATCCGCACCATCGCCGACGATCTCAACGGCTATTCGATGCAGGCCTGGGCGACCACCGCCTACCTGATCACCGCCACCCTGGCGACGCCGCTGTACGGCAAATTGTCGGATATGTTCGGCCGCAAGCCGTTCTTCATGTCCGCCATCGCCATCTTCGTGGTCGGTTCGCTGCTCTGCACGCTGGCCCAGTCGATGTATCAGCTGGCGGCGTTCCGCGCCTTCCAGGGTCTGGGCGCGGGCGGCCTGATGTCGCTGGCGCTCGCGATCATCGGCGATATCGTCTCGCCGCGCGAAAGGGCAAGGTACCAGGGGTATTTCCTGGCGGTATTCGGTACGTCCAGCGTCATCGGGCCGGTGCTCGGCGGTGTGCTCGCCGGACAGGACACCATCCTCGGTGTCAGCGGCTGGCGCTGGGTGTTCCTGGTGAACGTGCCGGTGGGCCTGGTCGCGCTGGCCGTTGTCTCGCGGGTGCTAAAGCTGCCGCGTCGGCCGCAGACCAGCAACAAGGTCGACTGGTGGGGCGTGCTCGTGCTGGCGATCGGCCTGGTGCCGCTGCTCATTGTGGCCGAGCAGGGACGCGAATGGGGCTGGGGCAGTGGACGTTCCGTCGCGTGCTACGTGATCGCCGTCATCGGTGTGCTCGGCTTCGTCGTGGTGGAGCGGTTCATGGGCGATACGGCGCTGATTCCGCTGCGGATCTTCAAGAACGGCACTTTCGCACTCGGCGTGGTGATCTCCTTCGTCGTCGGTGCGGCCATGTTCGGCGGTATCTCGCTGCTGCCGCAGTACCTGCAGGTGGTGCGGGGCGCCAGCCCGACTTTGGCCGGTCTGCAGATGTTGCCGATGGTGCTCGGCCTGATGACCGGATCCATCGTGTCCGGCCAGATGATCTCGCGCACCGGGCGCTACCGGATCTTCCCGCTGATCGGTGCGAGCATGCTGACGCTGGGCCTGTTCCTGCTGCATTTCCTCAGTGCCGACAGCCCGCTGTGGCTGACCATGATCTTCATGGTGTTCACCGGATTCGGCCTCGGTAACCTGATGCAGCCGCTCACCGTCGCGCTGCAGAACGCGGCCGAGCCGAAGGATATGGGCGTTTCGACCGCGGCGGCCACCTTCTTCCGGCAGATCGGCGGCACCCTCGGTGTCGCGGTATTCCTTTCCATCCTGTTCGCGCAGCTGACCCCGAATATCGCGGATCAGATGCGGTCCGCGTCGGCCGATCCGCACTTCCAGCAAGTGGTGGTGCAGAGCGCGCAGAGCAGCAACCCTGTCGACGCCGCGCTGGCGAAAGGCCTGCTGGACCACGACACCTCGGCGGCGGGCAAGGTGCTGCAGGACAGCTCGGTTATCCAGAAGCTGAACCCGGATCTGGCTCGTCCGTTCAAGGTCGGCTTCGCCGATTCGATGTCGACGGTGTTCCTCTCGGTGACCGGTATCGCGCTGCTCGCGCTGATCTTGACGCTGTTCTGGAAAGAGGTGCCGCTGCGGACCACCGGCGGCCTCCAGGCGGCGGGTGCGAAACCGGCTGCGGGCGGACCGGACGAAATCGCCTGA
- a CDS encoding LysE family translocator, translated as MTVSLLAGFIGVCILLSIVPGPDSFLVLRFSIVSARPGIAAALGSALGGMLWAVVVAAGVATLLEESATAYRALKVIGGIYLLYLGIRALLAQRRQRSYRQAEFASDTSESDTNGTARPSRPPTVRGAFVAGVLSCMLNPKVGLFYLAVLPQFLTEVTFGNTLALGAIECSVAATEQVLLALAAATAVALLRRPSVRDRLEQIAAGVLAVLGIGTAASALA; from the coding sequence GTGACCGTTTCGCTGCTGGCCGGATTTATCGGCGTATGCATCCTGCTCTCGATCGTCCCCGGCCCGGATTCCTTTCTGGTGCTGCGCTTTTCGATCGTCAGCGCACGTCCCGGCATTGCCGCCGCGCTCGGCTCCGCACTCGGCGGGATGCTGTGGGCCGTCGTCGTCGCGGCGGGTGTCGCGACGCTGCTCGAGGAATCCGCGACGGCCTACCGGGCGCTGAAGGTGATCGGCGGAATCTACCTGCTGTATCTGGGCATTCGAGCACTGCTGGCCCAGCGGCGGCAACGATCGTATCGGCAAGCCGAATTCGCCTCGGACACTTCGGAATCGGATACGAACGGCACCGCGCGGCCGAGCCGTCCGCCAACGGTGCGCGGCGCCTTCGTCGCCGGGGTGCTCTCGTGCATGCTCAACCCGAAGGTCGGGCTCTTCTACCTCGCGGTGCTGCCGCAGTTCCTGACCGAAGTGACCTTCGGCAACACCCTGGCACTCGGGGCGATCGAATGTTCCGTCGCGGCGACGGAGCAGGTGCTGCTCGCGCTGGCCGCCGCGACCGCGGTCGCGCTGCTGCGCCGCCCTTCCGTGCGCGACCGGCTCGAGCAGATCGCCGCGGGCGTCCTCGCCGTACTCGGCATCGGCACCGCGGCGTCCGCGCTGGCCTGA